From the genome of Bradyrhizobium elkanii USDA 76, one region includes:
- a CDS encoding branched-chain amino acid ABC transporter permease: MIWVETLINGALLGGLYGLLGIGLALVFGVMRVVNIAHGEFMVLSAFCAVLFANLFPQVSPLLMLIPVIALSFAVGWLYQAAIVNRVVTSPDPLSPLLLTFGVSVILRNVMVEVFGADVRSLQVGELSRASLEIAGLNIGIMPLLTLVLAALLFMALQLVLRHTEFGRIVRATADRRDIVRLSGIKPDRVYNYVMGLSLALGAIGGVLLAVRSSFTPFAGAERLLIAFEVVVLGGLGSFWGALLGGIALGMAQLIGLKIDPNAGLLYAHLLFFIMLLIRPSGLVSSRV; this comes from the coding sequence ATGATCTGGGTTGAGACATTGATCAACGGGGCCCTGCTCGGCGGGCTCTATGGGCTGCTCGGCATCGGGCTCGCGCTGGTGTTCGGCGTGATGCGCGTGGTCAACATCGCTCATGGCGAGTTCATGGTGCTGAGTGCGTTCTGCGCCGTGCTGTTCGCCAATCTGTTTCCGCAGGTCTCGCCGCTGTTGATGCTGATCCCGGTGATTGCGCTGTCCTTTGCGGTCGGATGGCTCTACCAGGCCGCCATCGTCAACCGCGTCGTGACGTCGCCCGATCCGCTGTCGCCGCTGCTCTTGACCTTCGGCGTCTCGGTGATACTGCGCAACGTCATGGTCGAGGTGTTCGGCGCCGACGTGCGCAGCCTCCAGGTCGGTGAGCTGTCGCGCGCCAGCCTCGAGATTGCCGGCCTCAACATCGGCATCATGCCGCTGCTGACGCTGGTGCTCGCCGCATTGCTGTTCATGGCGCTGCAGCTCGTGCTGCGTCATACCGAGTTCGGCCGGATCGTGCGTGCCACCGCCGACCGCCGCGACATCGTCCGGCTGTCCGGGATCAAGCCGGACCGGGTTTATAACTATGTCATGGGCCTGTCGCTCGCGCTCGGCGCAATCGGCGGCGTGCTGCTTGCGGTGCGCTCGAGCTTCACGCCGTTCGCGGGCGCAGAGCGGCTCCTGATCGCCTTCGAGGTCGTGGTGCTCGGCGGGCTCGGCTCGTTCTGGGGCGCGCTGCTCGGCGGCATCGCGCTCGGCATGGCGCAATTGATCGGGCTGAAAATTGATCCGAATGCCGGGCTGCTATACGCGCACCTCTTGTTCTTCATCATGCTGCTGATCCGCCCGTCGGGTCTCGTGTCGAGCAGGGTGTGA
- a CDS encoding ABC transporter ATP-binding protein — MALLDVNGLQIFYGDLQAVFDMNFTVADGEAVALVGANGAGKSTFLKALVGLNEERRGTVQFDGVDISQMPAEEVSRLGLIMVPEGRLLFDSLTIEENLLMGSVNRREGSWTLRRVFDLFPILEERRRMFPGQLSGGQQQMAAIGRALMSNPRLLLCDEISLGLAPVVVEQIYRSFADIRREGTAVVLVEQDVKRALATSERIYCLLKGRVSLTGPAQGLQPEQLTHAYFGN; from the coding sequence ATGGCGTTGCTTGATGTGAACGGCCTGCAGATCTTCTACGGCGATCTGCAAGCCGTGTTCGACATGAACTTCACCGTCGCGGACGGCGAGGCGGTGGCGCTGGTCGGCGCCAACGGCGCCGGCAAGTCGACGTTCCTGAAGGCGCTGGTCGGTCTCAACGAGGAGCGGCGAGGGACGGTGCAGTTCGACGGCGTCGACATCTCGCAGATGCCGGCCGAAGAGGTGTCGCGGCTCGGCCTCATCATGGTGCCCGAGGGCCGCCTGTTGTTCGACTCGCTGACGATCGAGGAGAACCTGCTGATGGGCAGCGTCAACCGGCGCGAAGGGAGCTGGACCCTGCGGCGGGTGTTCGACCTGTTCCCGATCCTCGAGGAGCGGCGGCGGATGTTTCCCGGCCAGCTCTCCGGCGGCCAGCAGCAGATGGCGGCGATCGGCCGCGCGCTGATGTCGAATCCGCGGCTCCTCTTGTGCGACGAGATCTCGCTCGGGCTCGCTCCCGTCGTGGTCGAGCAGATCTACCGCTCCTTTGCCGACATCCGCCGCGAGGGCACCGCCGTCGTGCTCGTCGAGCAGGACGTCAAGCGAGCGCTCGCGACCTCGGAGCGGATCTATTGCCTGTTGAAGGGGCGGGTGTCGCTGACCGGCCCCGCGCAAGGCTTGCAGCCGGAGCAGCTGACGCACGCTTATTTCGGTAACTAG
- a CDS encoding ABC transporter ATP-binding protein, with product MAPLLRVSGLSKRFGEIVVADNVSFALARGECLGVIGPNGAGKSSLLNLIVGLLTADGGSIMLDDKEITALPPHRRARMGLGRAFQIPQPFPHLSVYENALIAASYGAGLTGEAASDWTMEVLQRTGLDAKADKLAGALPLIDRKRLEFAKALASKPKLILLDEIAAGLTEPEVERLVAIIQSVKADHAMIWIEHIPHALRAVSDRILVLDFGRKVLEGPPAEVMDSAVVREIYMGLKADGVA from the coding sequence ATGGCACCGCTTCTGCGCGTCAGCGGGCTGTCCAAGCGCTTTGGCGAGATCGTGGTCGCCGACAATGTCAGCTTCGCGCTGGCGCGCGGCGAGTGCCTCGGCGTGATCGGCCCGAACGGCGCCGGCAAGAGCTCGCTGCTGAACCTGATCGTCGGCCTGCTCACGGCCGACGGCGGTTCGATCATGCTCGACGACAAGGAGATCACCGCGCTGCCGCCGCATCGCCGGGCGCGGATGGGGCTCGGGCGGGCGTTCCAGATTCCGCAGCCGTTCCCGCATCTGTCGGTCTATGAGAACGCGCTGATCGCGGCATCCTACGGCGCGGGCCTCACCGGCGAGGCGGCTTCAGATTGGACGATGGAAGTGTTGCAGCGGACCGGGCTCGACGCCAAGGCGGACAAGCTCGCGGGCGCCTTGCCGCTGATCGACCGCAAGCGGCTGGAATTCGCCAAGGCGCTGGCCTCGAAGCCGAAGCTGATCCTGCTCGACGAGATCGCCGCCGGGCTGACCGAGCCGGAGGTCGAGCGCCTTGTTGCCATCATCCAGTCGGTGAAGGCCGATCACGCCATGATCTGGATCGAGCACATTCCGCACGCGCTGCGCGCGGTGTCGGACCGCATCCTGGTGCTCGACTTTGGCCGCAAGGTGCTGGAGGGGCCGCCGGCCGAAGTGATGGACAGCGCGGTGGTGCGCGAGATCTACATGGGATTGAAGGCCGATGGCGTTGCTTGA
- a CDS encoding ABC transporter substrate-binding protein translates to MFKDNQSDPNRSSVIASELVLREKCDLILIEDGDAQPPVQELADARGIPTISTMVPWQGWMFPRKSTPDKGFPYSYHFFWGADDVAKNFLGMWQSVETNKKVGTLYIDNPPGQAFSDPKLGLPAGISAAGYQEFSAGKFQIATDDFTNQIALFKNNGVDIVSGFTFSNHWVTLWNQAAQAGFKPQICTVAAAFLFPAAVNALGDRGDGMSTEVWWTPAYPFKSSLTGQSAGELAAEWEKTTGKQWTQPIGYAHALWEVGLAALQNSDPKDKNSLRDAIAGLDMETVVGRVKFKDSPIKNVAVTSLSGGQWRKAKGGKSKYELLIVHNGTAPFIPKQADLQLLSKLV, encoded by the coding sequence GTGTTCAAGGACAACCAATCCGATCCGAACCGCTCGTCGGTGATCGCTAGTGAATTGGTGCTGCGTGAAAAGTGCGACCTGATCCTGATCGAGGACGGCGATGCCCAGCCGCCGGTGCAGGAGCTCGCCGACGCGCGCGGCATTCCCACCATCTCGACCATGGTGCCGTGGCAGGGCTGGATGTTCCCGCGCAAGTCGACGCCGGACAAGGGTTTTCCGTACAGCTACCATTTCTTCTGGGGCGCCGACGACGTCGCGAAAAATTTCCTGGGCATGTGGCAGTCGGTCGAGACCAACAAGAAGGTCGGCACGCTCTACATCGACAACCCGCCGGGCCAGGCGTTCTCCGATCCGAAGCTCGGCCTGCCGGCGGGCATCTCGGCGGCCGGCTATCAGGAATTCTCGGCCGGCAAATTCCAGATCGCGACCGACGACTTCACCAACCAGATCGCGCTGTTCAAGAACAACGGCGTCGATATCGTCTCCGGCTTCACCTTCAGCAACCACTGGGTGACGCTGTGGAATCAGGCGGCGCAGGCCGGTTTCAAGCCGCAGATCTGCACGGTGGCGGCGGCCTTCCTGTTCCCGGCCGCGGTGAATGCGCTCGGCGATCGCGGCGACGGCATGTCGACCGAGGTGTGGTGGACGCCGGCCTATCCGTTCAAGTCTTCGCTGACCGGGCAGAGCGCTGGCGAACTCGCCGCAGAGTGGGAGAAGACCACCGGCAAGCAGTGGACGCAGCCGATCGGCTACGCCCATGCGCTGTGGGAGGTCGGGCTCGCGGCGTTGCAGAACAGCGATCCCAAGGACAAGAACTCATTGCGCGATGCGATCGCCGGCCTCGACATGGAGACCGTGGTCGGCCGGGTCAAGTTCAAGGACAGCCCGATCAAGAACGTCGCGGTGACCTCGCTGTCGGGGGGGCAATGGCGCAAGGCCAAGGGCGGCAAGTCGAAATACGAGCTCCTGATCGTGCACAACGGAACGGCGCCGTTCATCCCGAAGCAGGCCGATCTCCAGCTGCTCTCCAAGCTGGTCTGA
- a CDS encoding twin-arginine translocation signal domain-containing protein — protein MTETKNDTASGRLNRRTLLKAAGATGLASAMNVPLVNVARAAGNTIKIGWVGCLSGVRAQFAEPDPWIQSASRRG, from the coding sequence ATGACTGAGACAAAGAACGATACGGCATCGGGCCGGCTCAATCGGCGCACGCTCTTGAAGGCGGCCGGGGCCACCGGTCTCGCATCGGCGATGAACGTGCCGCTGGTCAATGTCGCGCGGGCCGCCGGCAATACCATCAAGATCGGCTGGGTCGGCTGCCTCTCCGGCGTCCGGGCGCAGTTCGCCGAGCCCGATCCCTGGATCCAGAGCGCATCAAGGCGCGGCTGA
- a CDS encoding CobW family GTP-binding protein — translation MIAVDQIPVTVLTGFLGSGKTTVLNHLLRQPELGGVVAIINEFGEVALDHLLVESSEDRLALLDNGCICCSVREDLIETLADLASRRADGTIPPFHRVLVETTGLADPVPVLHTLMTAPDVVGRYRIDGVVATVDAVNGTHTLAAHSEAVRQIAVADRLLVTKTDLAAEDALARLDAQLAAINPVATRTKVRNGIVDPAKVLDAGLFDPAARSADVVRWFDLASQAANAPHHYGDHHCEGEACGHHSHHAHDAGVSSYSLIIDEPIQRESFARWLDYVAALKGEDLLRFKAIVHVAEQPDAPMVVHGVQHVFHPPITLADWPSADRRSRLVFIVRGIPRQIIENTLCKFAAVSRAAIQRSAA, via the coding sequence ATGATTGCGGTGGATCAGATTCCGGTCACGGTGCTGACCGGCTTCCTCGGCAGCGGCAAGACCACGGTGCTGAACCATTTGCTGCGCCAGCCCGAGCTCGGCGGCGTCGTCGCCATCATCAACGAGTTCGGCGAGGTGGCGCTGGATCATCTGCTGGTCGAGAGCAGCGAGGACCGCCTGGCGCTGCTCGACAATGGCTGCATCTGCTGCTCGGTGCGCGAGGATCTGATCGAGACGCTGGCCGACCTCGCATCGCGCCGCGCTGACGGCACGATCCCACCATTCCACCGGGTGCTGGTCGAGACCACCGGGCTCGCCGATCCCGTGCCCGTGCTGCACACGCTGATGACGGCGCCCGATGTCGTCGGCCGCTACCGGATCGACGGCGTGGTCGCGACCGTCGATGCGGTTAATGGTACGCACACTCTTGCGGCGCACAGCGAAGCCGTCAGGCAGATCGCCGTCGCCGACCGGCTGCTCGTGACCAAGACCGACCTGGCCGCCGAGGACGCACTGGCGCGGCTCGATGCGCAGCTTGCGGCGATCAATCCGGTCGCGACGCGCACGAAAGTGCGGAATGGGATCGTCGATCCGGCAAAGGTCCTCGATGCCGGGCTGTTCGATCCGGCGGCGCGCTCCGCCGATGTGGTGCGCTGGTTCGATCTGGCGTCGCAGGCGGCCAACGCGCCGCACCATTACGGGGATCATCACTGCGAAGGCGAGGCGTGCGGCCACCACAGCCATCACGCCCACGATGCCGGCGTGTCATCCTACAGCCTGATCATCGACGAGCCGATCCAGCGCGAGTCGTTCGCGCGCTGGCTCGACTATGTCGCGGCGCTCAAAGGCGAGGACCTGCTGCGCTTCAAGGCGATCGTGCACGTTGCCGAGCAGCCCGACGCGCCCATGGTGGTGCACGGCGTGCAGCACGTGTTCCATCCGCCGATCACGCTTGCCGACTGGCCGTCGGCCGACCGGCGCTCGCGGCTCGTCTTCATCGTGCGCGGCATCCCGCGCCAGATCATCGAAAACACCTTATGCAAATTCGCCGCGGTGAGCCGTGCGGCGATCCAGCGATCGGCTGCGTGA
- a CDS encoding amidohydrolase, with the protein MNRTFADTVFRNGRIYTSNRGQPWASWAAVKAGRFIAVGEERDVATLIGEGTATVDLGGRMAMPGIVDIHNHIMMGGQADLYELRFSNADSIPRIAETLHKAASVAAPGAWIVGGQFGNNLLNEMNTAESCALLDAACLGHPVVLRDDTYHNRWASSAALRLAGVAADTPDPTDGEIGRDLKTGTLTGIMIEAASGLVERALAASGHYTAEMDRAAVARSISVLNAYGVTAFIDAASMQPIMAALKGLDDRGELSAWAVCAMPVVEPGFMFGKAGEELFALREDYRGAHVKPDYVKVFLDGVPGAKTAAFHEPYVADPVRGCCFRGATMLTVPDLIRWLGRCEKLGLAAKIHCAGDAAVTQALDAIDVVRSFNGPTHLIHQIAHASYIAPDDVRRFAELGVAADLSPIIWYPTIFLEAHKAAMGEERAQRFWPNRDLKEAGALMAGGSDWPVIPIPDPWQGIEGMVTRQNPTGDFPGKSLWAEQALDLKTVIDIYTIDAARAAGLGQSIGSIEVGKSADLIVLDQMIFDIPPDQLADTRVEMTFFEGRKVYERGA; encoded by the coding sequence ATGAACAGGACATTCGCCGACACGGTCTTCCGCAACGGCCGGATCTACACGTCGAACCGCGGGCAACCCTGGGCAAGCTGGGCGGCCGTCAAGGCCGGCCGGTTCATCGCCGTGGGCGAGGAGCGCGACGTCGCGACGCTGATCGGCGAGGGGACGGCAACGGTCGATCTCGGCGGACGCATGGCGATGCCGGGGATCGTCGACATCCACAATCACATCATGATGGGCGGGCAGGCCGATCTCTACGAGCTGCGCTTCTCCAACGCCGACAGCATTCCAAGGATCGCCGAGACCCTGCACAAGGCTGCCTCGGTGGCTGCGCCGGGCGCCTGGATCGTCGGCGGGCAGTTCGGCAACAACCTGCTGAACGAGATGAACACCGCGGAATCCTGCGCTCTGCTGGATGCGGCCTGCCTCGGGCATCCCGTCGTATTGCGCGACGACACCTATCATAATCGCTGGGCGAGCTCGGCGGCGTTGCGGCTGGCCGGTGTTGCGGCCGACACTCCTGATCCGACCGACGGCGAGATCGGCCGCGACCTCAAGACCGGAACGCTCACCGGGATCATGATCGAGGCCGCCTCCGGCCTGGTCGAGCGGGCGCTCGCGGCCTCCGGTCACTACACGGCCGAGATGGATCGCGCGGCGGTGGCGCGCTCGATCTCGGTGCTGAACGCATATGGCGTCACCGCCTTCATCGACGCCGCCAGCATGCAGCCGATCATGGCGGCGCTGAAGGGGCTCGACGACCGCGGCGAGCTCTCCGCCTGGGCGGTCTGCGCGATGCCGGTGGTCGAGCCGGGCTTCATGTTCGGCAAGGCCGGCGAGGAGCTGTTTGCGCTGCGCGAGGATTACCGCGGCGCCCATGTGAAGCCCGACTATGTGAAGGTGTTCCTCGACGGCGTGCCGGGTGCCAAGACCGCGGCCTTCCACGAGCCCTATGTGGCCGATCCCGTGCGCGGCTGCTGCTTCCGTGGCGCCACCATGCTGACCGTGCCGGACCTGATCCGCTGGCTCGGGCGCTGCGAGAAGCTCGGCCTTGCCGCGAAGATCCATTGCGCGGGCGACGCCGCGGTGACCCAGGCGCTCGACGCCATCGATGTCGTGCGCAGCTTCAACGGCCCGACTCACCTGATCCATCAGATCGCGCATGCGAGCTATATAGCGCCCGACGATGTCCGGCGCTTCGCCGAGCTCGGGGTCGCGGCCGATCTGTCGCCGATCATCTGGTATCCGACCATCTTCCTCGAGGCGCACAAGGCCGCGATGGGCGAGGAGCGCGCGCAGCGCTTCTGGCCGAACAGGGATCTGAAAGAGGCCGGCGCGCTGATGGCCGGCGGCTCGGACTGGCCGGTGATCCCGATCCCCGATCCCTGGCAGGGCATCGAGGGCATGGTGACGCGGCAAAATCCGACCGGGGATTTTCCCGGCAAGTCGCTGTGGGCGGAGCAGGCGCTCGACCTCAAAACCGTGATCGACATCTACACCATCGACGCCGCACGCGCGGCCGGGCTCGGCCAGTCGATCGGCTCGATCGAGGTCGGCAAATCCGCCGATTTGATCGTGCTCGACCAGATGATCTTCGACATCCCGCCGGATCAATTGGCCGATACGCGGGTCGAGATGACCTTCTTCGAGGGCCGCAAGGTCTACGAGCGGGGCGCGTGA
- a CDS encoding gamma-glutamyltransferase family protein — translation MRDFMAIGRSVAVAERGMAATSHPQATLAAVEMLKAGGNAVDAAVAAVAVQGVVEPQMTGIGGDCFALYSPDAGEPIALNGSGRTPAATDAGKFAASGARDIPPTAPEAVTVPGAIDAWCRLVADHGSRSLEEIFRPAISAAERGFCVTPRVAEDWRRFRARIEIDGNAAAQFLPGGKAPEVGDIRTQPALGRTLRRIAQHGRDAFYADETADEMVAILRALGGAHSTDDFAAQTSDYVRPISARYHDHDVVECPPNGQGLAALMILRTLAGFDVGKLGEADRIHLLAEATKAAYRARDAFFCDPAMSKIDPAAFLAEDYIGRIRSKIDMGRASTPVTWDDIEHRDTVYVTVVDRDLNAVSLINSLFYPFGSGIYAPKSGILLHNRGWSFRAKPGHPNSLGPRKRPMHTIIPGLLRKDGKTVMSFGVMGGHYQAAGHANLLSNIFDMQMDIQAAAEAPRSFAFDGALSLETTISPGIRDDLRARGHDARFSEEPIGGCQAIRIDHARGVLFGASDHRKDGLALGF, via the coding sequence ATGCGCGATTTCATGGCCATCGGCCGTTCGGTGGCGGTTGCGGAGCGCGGCATGGCCGCGACCTCGCACCCGCAGGCGACGCTGGCCGCGGTCGAGATGCTGAAGGCCGGCGGCAATGCCGTCGATGCCGCGGTGGCGGCGGTCGCGGTGCAGGGCGTGGTCGAGCCGCAGATGACCGGGATCGGCGGAGACTGCTTCGCGTTGTATTCGCCTGACGCCGGCGAGCCGATCGCGCTGAACGGTTCGGGCCGCACGCCGGCCGCGACCGATGCCGGGAAATTTGCCGCAAGTGGCGCGCGCGACATTCCGCCGACCGCGCCCGAGGCCGTGACCGTGCCCGGCGCAATCGATGCGTGGTGCCGGCTGGTCGCCGATCATGGCAGCAGGTCACTGGAGGAGATCTTCCGGCCGGCGATCTCGGCCGCCGAGCGGGGCTTTTGCGTGACGCCGCGCGTCGCGGAGGATTGGCGCCGCTTCCGGGCCCGGATCGAGATCGACGGCAATGCGGCGGCGCAGTTTCTGCCCGGTGGCAAGGCGCCTGAGGTCGGCGACATCCGCACGCAGCCCGCGCTCGGCCGCACCCTTCGCCGGATCGCGCAGCACGGGCGCGACGCGTTCTACGCGGACGAGACTGCCGATGAGATGGTGGCCATCTTGCGCGCCCTGGGCGGCGCCCACAGCACCGACGATTTCGCCGCCCAGACCTCCGACTATGTACGCCCGATCTCGGCACGCTACCACGACCACGATGTGGTCGAGTGTCCGCCGAACGGGCAGGGCCTGGCCGCGCTGATGATCCTGCGTACGCTTGCCGGCTTCGACGTCGGCAAGCTCGGAGAGGCCGATCGCATCCATTTGCTGGCCGAAGCCACCAAGGCCGCCTACCGCGCGCGCGACGCCTTCTTTTGCGATCCCGCCATGAGTAAGATCGATCCGGCCGCTTTCCTTGCCGAAGACTATATCGGGAGGATCCGCAGCAAGATCGACATGGGCCGCGCGTCCACGCCCGTGACCTGGGACGATATCGAGCATCGCGACACCGTCTATGTCACGGTGGTCGACCGCGACCTCAACGCCGTGTCGCTGATCAACTCGCTGTTCTATCCGTTCGGCAGCGGCATCTATGCGCCGAAGTCGGGCATCCTGCTGCACAACCGCGGCTGGAGCTTTCGCGCCAAACCCGGACATCCCAATTCGCTCGGGCCGCGCAAGCGGCCGATGCATACGATCATCCCGGGCCTGCTGCGCAAGGACGGCAAGACCGTGATGTCGTTCGGCGTGATGGGCGGGCATTACCAGGCCGCGGGCCATGCCAATCTGCTGTCGAACATCTTCGACATGCAGATGGACATCCAGGCGGCGGCCGAGGCGCCGCGCTCCTTTGCCTTCGACGGCGCGCTGTCGCTGGAGACGACCATTTCTCCCGGGATACGCGACGACCTACGCGCCCGCGGCCACGATGCCCGGTTCTCGGAGGAGCCGATCGGCGGCTGCCAGGCGATCCGCATCGACCATGCCAGGGGTGTCTTGTTTGGCGCTTCCGACCACCGCAAGGACGGTCTGGCGCTGGGCTTCTGA
- a CDS encoding helix-turn-helix transcriptional regulator, giving the protein MIALLGRPDPATTQAIQFARGILEGSATAFYEVDGNLTLNRFVLSSNVPPSFHDQYLAGMNRLDPLHPRSASNRPIARLSTALDQCATHEAATYRAFAGQCGVADMIEFFFRRNDRIVAGMSVLWAPGCAIPDGSMHIAEKIHDYLEFNLTSRLSSNADEPARFGLTSREMEVVELLCCGRTNREIGECLNIGLATVKTHLIHIFEKLGVETRSAVVAMMSRPH; this is encoded by the coding sequence ATGATCGCGCTTCTGGGCCGACCGGATCCGGCAACCACGCAGGCCATTCAGTTCGCGCGCGGCATTCTCGAGGGGTCGGCGACCGCGTTCTACGAGGTCGACGGCAATTTGACCCTCAACCGCTTCGTGCTCAGCAGCAACGTGCCGCCGAGTTTCCACGACCAGTATCTTGCCGGCATGAACCGGCTCGATCCGCTGCATCCGCGCTCGGCGAGCAACCGGCCGATTGCGCGGCTGAGCACAGCTCTCGACCAATGCGCGACCCATGAGGCCGCAACCTACCGCGCCTTCGCCGGCCAATGCGGCGTCGCCGACATGATCGAGTTCTTCTTCCGTCGCAACGACCGCATCGTCGCCGGAATGAGCGTGCTGTGGGCGCCGGGCTGCGCGATTCCCGACGGCAGCATGCACATTGCGGAGAAGATCCACGACTATCTCGAGTTCAACCTGACCAGCCGCCTGTCGTCGAACGCCGACGAGCCGGCGCGCTTTGGCCTGACCTCGCGCGAGATGGAAGTCGTCGAGCTGTTGTGCTGCGGCCGAACCAACCGCGAGATCGGCGAGTGCCTGAACATCGGTCTCGCGACGGTGAAGACGCATCTGATCCATATCTTCGAGAAGCTCGGCGTCGAGACCCGCTCCGCCGTGGTGGCGATGATGTCGCGGCCGCATTGA
- a CDS encoding serine hydrolase domain-containing protein, with translation MNSRRIMAAFPSAADEQVTLANWCQHPFSEWAFRNVRELLPTANIARAAAPAPLSFAPRYLDDVSFANPRGETVGVGEALRASYTDGIVVSHRGQVAFEWYAHGLTPDTPHLIFSVSKSVAGTLGGILADHGKLDPDAPVTRYIPEMEGSVYGGSCTVRHLLDMSVGIRFDEDYMARDGDVMNYRRSTGWELPDPAIPPSNLRDYLRTLRPNGAPHGETFHYVSTNTDVLGWVYERACGLSYAKILSHYLWQPMGAEHDAYITVDSRGAGRVAGGICATLRDLARFGEMMRNHGISNGRQVVPGWWIDDIRQNGNAEAWSRGDLTKVFPNGNYRNKWYTLDRRETPFAAVGIHGQWIYIDPANETVIARVSSQPLPMDLDLDHMWMRGYRAIAARLAGKS, from the coding sequence ATGAATTCGCGTCGCATCATGGCCGCCTTCCCGTCGGCGGCCGACGAACAGGTCACGCTCGCCAACTGGTGTCAGCATCCTTTCAGCGAGTGGGCATTCCGCAATGTCCGCGAATTGCTGCCCACCGCGAATATCGCGCGCGCCGCGGCGCCGGCGCCGCTGTCCTTTGCGCCGCGCTATCTCGACGACGTCAGCTTCGCCAACCCGCGCGGCGAGACGGTCGGCGTCGGCGAAGCCCTGCGCGCCAGCTACACCGACGGCATCGTGGTGTCGCATCGCGGACAGGTCGCGTTCGAATGGTATGCCCATGGCCTCACGCCCGATACCCCGCACCTGATCTTCTCCGTCAGCAAGTCGGTCGCCGGAACGCTCGGCGGCATCCTTGCCGATCACGGCAAGCTCGATCCGGATGCTCCGGTGACGCGCTACATCCCGGAGATGGAAGGCTCGGTCTATGGCGGCAGCTGCACGGTGCGGCATCTGCTCGACATGAGCGTCGGCATCCGCTTCGACGAGGATTACATGGCGCGCGACGGCGACGTCATGAACTACCGGCGCTCGACCGGCTGGGAGCTGCCCGATCCGGCGATTCCGCCGAGCAATCTGCGCGACTATCTGCGCACGCTGCGGCCGAACGGCGCACCGCATGGAGAGACCTTCCACTACGTCTCGACCAACACCGATGTGCTCGGCTGGGTCTATGAGCGCGCCTGCGGCCTGTCCTACGCAAAAATCCTCTCGCACTATCTGTGGCAGCCGATGGGCGCCGAGCACGACGCCTACATCACGGTCGATTCACGCGGCGCAGGCCGCGTCGCCGGCGGCATCTGCGCGACGTTGCGCGATCTCGCCCGCTTCGGCGAGATGATGCGCAATCACGGCATCAGCAACGGACGACAGGTCGTCCCCGGCTGGTGGATCGACGACATCAGGCAGAACGGCAATGCCGAGGCCTGGTCGCGCGGCGACCTGACGAAGGTGTTTCCAAACGGCAATTACCGCAACAAATGGTACACGCTCGATCGACGCGAAACGCCGTTTGCCGCGGTCGGCATCCATGGCCAGTGGATCTATATCGATCCGGCCAACGAGACCGTGATCGCACGCGTCTCCTCGCAGCCGCTGCCGATGGATCTCGATCTCGATCACATGTGGATGCGCGGCTATCGCGCGATCGCGGCCAGGCTTGCCGGCAAGAGCTGA